In Rosa rugosa chromosome 4, drRosRugo1.1, whole genome shotgun sequence, the genomic stretch TCTTGTTTTGTTTGGTGTGTTATTTCATTCTCAGGATCGCAATTTATATCTTGGTGGTCAAAGTAATGGGGAGAAGCTCCCGCACATGGTCTGGCGGTATTGGGTCATGGTGCTTGAGAGAGGGGCTGTCTTCTTGAGGTTGGCTGCGGGGATGTGCGTTGTCTCTTGGGGGAGTATGGAGGTTGTGCCATTGACATGGTGTTTTTTCCGGGGACTATTTGGTTTACTATCGATGTTCTCTTGCTGTCAACGTGATTGTCACTTGTTCATGCACGTGGTCTGGTTGGTTTGGGACACGGTGCGGTTGGTGGATAGGTGGCTGTTTGTTATGTTGGATGCAGGGTCTTATCGTGACTCTCGGAAGTGGTCTCATACTGTAGCCCGAGGTGAGGGCGTTTGGTGGTTAGAGTTTGGGTCCTTGGACCTGATGGTCTCTGTAACCGAGGTTCTTGGGGTTTTTCTGGGGTTGTGCGCGACTCATCTCTCATTCGACCTGTGGATGAGGATGGTGTTGCGGCTTTTCACACCCGTACTTTGTAGTCTGTTTGTTTGGTGTTGAATAAAGGACTatgttttcttctcaaaaaaaaaaataattctaGCTGGAGTAAATGTAAACGTCATAATATATCCAATAGAGTTTTTAACCTATTTCGGCCCACCTGTCCTCCCAAATACATGAAGACAAAGCCACAGAATGCGTTATCTGTAGCCATCTGAGCTAGGGACAGAAACTGCCGAGCTAGGAATCAGATTGTGAGCTACTTAGATGATATGAGCAAACTCATTGTTATGCTGGAATTTAGAAATGTCTAGCATGCAGTAGGAGATAATGGCACACAAGTCTATCACTTCTTCATCCCAAGATCTTTCGGTGCTATATACGACCAGGAGTACCAGTGTTCGTGGCACTGTGCATGCAGAAACTTACATAACCAGGATTAACACGTCACCTTAGAATATGAGATGAAGAGAAATAGATAAGTCAAGCCTCATCCTGCACCTGAAGTTTCCTAAATCACCCATGCATCTGATTACCTATGCACCCCAGAAACCTAAGTAACACGTCTCAAATGTCAACAATGTGTATCAAACGTCTGAAGTCTACATGAGATTGAGGGTGAGCGAGAGATATATACTAATGCGATTGCTGTCACGTTGTCTCAACTCTCGAGAGAGCTCAAAATCATGCGGGCATTCTCTTGAGTCGAGAAGAATATCCATAAAAATGGACTCTCTTTGCTTCCATATGTGCTCGAGTCACCTGATCAAAGAAGCTACCAAAGCTTTAAACGTTTCTTTCAAGCGCCTTATGAAGCCTCTTAAGATTGCCAATGCATCTTAAACAAGGGACCAAGTTTCTAACAATAAAAGCCACAAACTGCAGCAAACTTCCTTGTTAGCTCTTGACAACTCCTATCGTCGTCTTCCAAATAGTTGAATCCATCAATTCGAAGTTACAGGAGAGCTAACCTTCTAACCTatccctttttattttttgccaTTACCTATCCAGGCCAATTCTACATTCTTCTTATCTTGCACTGTTACAACCTCTTAACGCTCAAACGCAGGAACACAATTTTTTGGACCTTGTCACAAGTAAAGAGCCAACACATTCTGGCATCCATATCCATATATGAAGCATTTGAGTTTCATGATACCCGGGAGTGTCATGAAGAGGCAAAATGTAAACACATCATTTGTTACTCATTTCACAAAATCAGTACTGTACAATACAGAATTAGGTTAGCAGACTTCAAAGAATTCAACATCGACTTTATGCAACCACAATAGCGGGTGTTACCAGTCAATCTACATTCAGATATCTACACAAGGGAAACAATCCTACACCCCTGCTAACAACAAAAGTACTTCACTCGGTAGGTAAGGTAGACACTATACTCATCTCCTAAGATTATCCCGTGTAAAAAACGAATGCCTAAGGGCTTCACGAGCTGTAAGTCTATCTGAAGGATCATACTTCAGCAGCCCCTGCAAGAGGTGGATAAGATCACCAGCTGAATGGTCGACGTGCTGCATTATAAGATTTTGAAGACGAGCAAGCTTCTGAACAGCCTTGATACTCTCTCTTGAGGCAGCACCTTCTGGCCAATCCAATCTACCTCTCCTAACGTACTTCTCAGCATGTCGGCTGTGATTTCCATGAGCAAAGTGagacttctttcttttttgaaaataagaaaaataataacgGGCAGGTTAAGTCATCACTTACTCTGCTCTCTTTAATATATGCTGGGGTAGGGGACCAAGTACCCGCTCCATCATGGCAAGGTGTTCCAAGTTCTCATGAGTCTGAAACAAAGCCTCACCCTGTACCAAGAAGCAAATATAGAATAAATAACTTATATATTAAAGAAAAAACTAATAAGCACAAGAATAAAGTTTAGAAGACATACCGTGCACAACTCCACTAAGATACAACCAATGCTCCATACATCGCAAGGGTAGCTCCAGCCCATTCCTGCACAATAATAATAAACGTTATTGGAGATGTACTTGCAGCATAGACAAACTAATACACATTGAGTACACTTACCAAGAATAACCTCTGGTGCACGGTAATGACGGGTTGATACAATATAGTTCTGATCTTGACGCTCATAAGTTGTGCTACCAAAATCAATCACCTTAATAGCACTTGACTTTGGTACTCTTTTATAGTAAGAGCTATCTTTGGGTGATCGAGATGAGCTCTGCAATTAGCAAATTCATAAAACATTAAATACGGTACAATCACAAACGAGTTATTCAAACAGAATTAGGAAAAAAAGGGGGATAACAAAGAGCAGAACAAACCTTATTATAATCCGGGACTCTAACGTAATCCTGAGAAACAAGAAGTAT encodes the following:
- the LOC133743290 gene encoding serine/threonine-protein kinase AFC2 isoform X2, with product MGEGTFGQVLECWDREKKEMVAIKIVRGIKKYREAAMIEIEMLQQLGKHDKGGSRCVQLRNWFDYRNHICIVFEKLGPSLYDFLKKNNYRSFPIDLVREIGRQLLECVAFMHDLSLIHTDLKPENILLVSQDYVRVPDYNKSSSRSPKDSSYYKRVPKSSAIKVIDFGSTTYERQDQNYIVSTRHYRAPEVILGMGWSYPCDVWSIGCILVELCTGEALFQTHENLEHLAMMERVLGPLPQHILKRADRHAEKYVRRGRLDWPEGAASRESIKAVQKLARLQNLIMQHVDHSAGDLIHLLQGLLKYDPSDRLTAREALRHSFFTRDNLRR
- the LOC133743290 gene encoding serine/threonine-protein kinase AFC2 isoform X3; protein product: MTKVAAVMHDLSLIHTDLKPENILLVSQDYVRVPDYNKSSSRSPKDSSYYKRVPKSSAIKVIDFGSTTYERQDQNYIVSTRHYRAPEVILGMGWSYPCDVWSIGCILVELCTGEALFQTHENLEHLAMMERVLGPLPQHILKRADRHAEKYVRRGRLDWPEGAASRESIKAVQKLARLQNLIMQHVDHSAGDLIHLLQGLLKYDPSDRLTAREALRHSFFTRDNLRR